The genomic stretch tgtgactgggccggcacgctgtttgtatggaggaaaagcggacgtgacgacaggttgtagaggacgctaaaggctgtgcctttaaggcaagcccccaataatgttgtccgggtggaaatcgggagaatggttgccccgggagattttcaggaggggccctgaaattcgggagtctcccgggaaatatcgggagattgaaaccgataccgataatttccgataatacattttaaagcatttattggccgatattatcagacatctctaatattcaGTGAATAATATAACACCGTTGTGTCAAAGTGTGTGAGTTTTATGGCGTTTTATCTCAACAGCTCGGTGAAAATGTGTAGCATCCTGCTCTAAACACGACAAATACAGTGATTATCGACTGCTAAAATCatccaaaatgtggaaagagagaTTCGAGTACTGTTTTTCCCTTGTCAAGCGATTACAAATGATTCCATTTTCCTCAACAATCGACTTGGCTAACAAAAGAAGAATGTGCTAGCAAGACGTGACATGTGTTCGTCCCCAACATCACAGGGTTTGCTGATTGGCTGACAGGGAAACTCATCGATTGGCTCATTAAGAAGCCTGTCTCATAAAGCTTTTACGGTAGCTTGTAAAATACAACGGTagagtctcttttttttttttttactttgttttagtGACCTTATTAATAACGACTGACACATATTTAATATAACTAAATGTGGTTTCCCTTGATATATGCTTTTAAAACTGTTTTTAGCCTCGCTTAATGGAAATAATATAAAGTATCTTGtgctaaaaatatttttgctCAAAACAAAACtaatgtagtttaaaaaaaatgaacaatatttaattgtgatgaatcaaaattaatccaTAGCAGCCCTGTGAtgaatctgaatttttttttaatggtttgacagcactaaaaatatttatttagcgTTATAGTGAACCTTTgctactgtttttattttttattaattttttttaattaatcaatccaataatacacaaaaataccataataatgccatTTCCAATTCCTCAAAACCAAAcctggcccagcaacattcagaatagcaatcaacagagcaattgagaggacacacaaacatgacacaaaacaatccaaaagcagtcaaacaaaaatgaaaaatatcaaaaacagtatcaatattaataagaattccaacatagcagttattagaaatccctcattggcaTTATCATcacaaaaatttatttaaaaaaaaaaaaaaaaagcccctaaagggacatttggcatgaaataaaataaaaaaaatttattttgtaatttttttatttttagacatgtatctctcgcgcacgagatacatgtctaaaaaacaaaaaaaaacaaaaaatattttttttatttttatttttttataaatttggaAAAAGTGCGTacgactgttaaatgtgattttaactgtaaaattcaataaaactatttgcaaataaatgtctaaaaaaaaaaaaaaaaaaaaaaaaaaaaatacaaaaaaatacaaaaaaatacaaaattccccatgtccctttaggggctccgtacaatagtgtcacagtggcttacacttataAGCTGGGCAACacatgtgtccaatattttccacaacgataaaataagtcatattttaggttccttTAATacttaaaacaaatataaattagggatccatattccaatatatgactcattattatctaaactaaatgcagttttttctactgatatcatttccatagcttgtgtatgactcagccggggtttcaactcacgacctaccgatatcagggcggacactctaaccacaaggccactgagtaggccgaTTGGTATTGGTCAATTCGCACACATTATTCACTGTTCCAATCGGtgatgtggccctcgatgaaaacgagtttgtaaagaataataatgtTTCCGAATGTAACCTCAAGTTCAAGCTTAAATAGCTAAAGTATGGTACAAAAGTTACAACCTTGAAAAGGAGGAACTCGCctcatattaatattttttaattataataatcatTAGCGACACAttcttttgacaaaaaaatcccttCATCGATGGATGGTACCTCCTGAAGCGTCTCCCTCTTCATCCCCTCTTTTTCCTTGAACTGGCCCCCACCCTCAcaattagaaatgtccgataatggctttttggccgatatccgatattctgatattgtccaactcttaattaccgattccgatatcaaccgataccgatatatacagtcgtggaattaacacattattatacctaattttgttgtgatgccccgctggatgcattaaacaatgtaacaaggttttccaaaataaatcaaccccagttatggaaaaaaatgccaacatggcactgccatatttattattgaagtcacaaagtgcattattttttttaacatgcctcaaaacagcagcttggaatttgggacatgctctccctgagagggcatgaggaggttgaggtgggtggggttgcggggggtgtatattgtagcgtcccggaagagttagtgctgcaaggggttctgggtatttgttctgttgtgtttatgttgtgttacggtgcggatgttctcccgaaatgtgttgtcattcttgtttggtgtggtttcacaatgtggcgcatatttgtaacagtgttaaagttgcttatacggccaccctcagtgtgacctgtatggctgttgaccaagtatgcattgcattcacttgtgtgtgtgtgaaaagccgtagatattatgtgattggaccggcacgcaaaggtaatgcgtttaaggtttattggcgctctgtgcttctccctacgtccgtgtacagcggcgtttttaaaagtcataaattttactttttgaaaccgataccgataatttccgatattacattttaaagcatttatgggcatatacacacacacccctcctcccccaccccacgccctcaccaccgcttgattccccttcggggtgatggacggctggcagcaattcatagcagcagtcgacctccagggtcccaactccccgcccctctctTGCGAGTTGTcgggattaaatgtaacatgtttatgtgtgcatggcatgaagggtttttttcccactccagactaggcccccttaggagcccagtctagattgtatttttttactcatcttcttccacaGCGTttcacctttttcttatcttttacggggcgcctcgtggcgacccatcagcgttcctgtgctgtaaccctgtacactgtttgtttaccTAATCTTGAAcgagtttgtgctgaaaacatagtgtcgttgtacttgttgcaatgacaataaagtcctatcctatcttaTCCTATCCTAAAAGAACGCGGGTGGAGTCTAACCATAATGTTGGGAGACACGATAACAGTGAACGCCATGAGATTCTGTCTCCAAGCATTTGAGCGGAACTGTAAATAATCAAAGAGAGCCAACAAGAGTTAATTCGAACATGGTAAAAAATCCTCAAAACTCAATGTGGGGCGGCCATCTGCCTCGAATAAAAAACGATCTAGGGGATAaggaacagtccggggtctccgttgtggtattttacgcttcatattgcgccacccattttcaaagggagacaggtctggattacaggcaggccagtctagtacccgcactcttttactatgaagccacgctgttgcaacacatgcagaatgtggcttggcattgtcttgctgaaataagcaggggcgtccatgaaaaataagtttcttggatggcaacatatgttgctccaaaacatgtatgtacctttcagcattaatggtgccttcacagatgtgtaagttacccatgccttgggcactaatacacccccataccattacagatgctggcttttgaactttgcacctataacaatccggatgggtcctctttgttccggaggacacgacatccacagtttccaaaaacaatttgaaatgtggactcgtcagaccaaaataacatttttccactttgcatcagttcatcttagatgagctcaggcccagcgaagctgacggtgtttctgggtgttgttgataaacggttttcgcctagcATAGgagtgttttaacttgcacttacagatgtagcgaccaactgtagttactgacagtgggtttctgaagtgttcctgagcccatgtggtgatatcctttacacactgatgtcgcttgttgatgcagtacagcttgagggatcgaaggtcacgggcttagctgcttacgtgcagtgatttctccagattctctgaaccctttgatgatattacggaccgtagatggtgaaatccataaattccttgcaatagctggttgagaaaggtttttcttaaactgttcaacaatttgctcacgcatgttttgacaaagtggtgaccctcgccccatccttgtttgtgaatgactgagcatttcatggaatctacttttatacccaaccatggcacccacctgttcccaatttgcctgttcacctgtgggatgttccaaataagtgtttgatgagcattccactttgcatcagtccatcttagatgagctcggacccagcgggtgttgttgataaatggcttttgctttgcatagtagagttttaacttgcactgtaAATAATCAAAGAGAGCCAACAAGAGACAATTTGAACATGGTACAAAATCCTCAAAACTCAATGTGGGGCGGCCATCTGCCTCGAATAAAAAACGATCTAGGGGATAAGGATGCATCCATGGCGttaaaaatgtcctattcatcaagactgtctctctctctctctctctctctctctcctccttcCCACTCACTCcctcctccacacacacacacacacacacacacacacacacacacacacacacacacacacacacacacacacacacacacacacacacacacacacacacacacacacacacacacacacacacacacacacacacaatcagggACACCTCCTCTCTCCCCATCCTTCCGTGCACGCCGGGGCTTAACGCGGGTACCCGCGTGCAGATTGCGACTGACTGATGCTGTGTGCGCatcctcatcatcctcatcagTGAAGACATCCTCTCTTCCGGGGGCTTCGGGGGAATTTCGGGAATTATGCTACCTCTCACTTCTGTGGGGGACCAAGAAGTGGAAGTGACCACGGGAGACGCCTCCATCCAAACGGGAACGATGGAAGTTTTGCCCCATTGAGGCTCCTGTTGGATTGCGTTACTGCATGGAGGAGGTACAAGTGCGATAGAGGCTGATTTTATTCCAGCGAGGAGCTGCACGGTTCAGCGTTGCCATCGCAGGCTTGCAGATTTTctccctcctccttctcctcctcctcctcctcctcatcctcctttgCTTCTCCGCTCGGATGCTGCCCGCCGTCTGCGGCTTTCGCGCCTCTCCTCTCGGACACGATATGATTTGACGCCAGGAGGGTCCACTTCCACCCCCCCTCCCCTCTTCCATCCTATAGTGAAGAACTAGATGGACTAAACGAGAAGATTTCCTCCTTTTTTCTTGGGATctgctttgattttttttttccaacagggAGGAGACTACGGCATCTATTTGGACAACATGCAAGTTCTTTGGGCTATGTTGCTTATGGCCGGCATTTGGAGCCAGGAGTGGAAGTGTGCGCTCTCAGACTCCATCATCCACATCGGTGAGTTCTTTTTCGCATTTGCGCATTTTCCCCTGCGCCTCCCGTGCACTTTCAATTGAACTTAACATGCAGGAGTTCTCCTCCATGCACTGGTGGATCGATACCATCCCAGCAGGGTGCGACACAGCGCAAGCAAATGGACAATGGTGCACACGACACATGAGAAAACATGCGGTTGGTTTTGACGGTTATTGTCATTTGGTATGGGATGCGGTGATGCATAGAAAAGGAacactggtggtggtggtggcggcACCCTCCACCTTCCTCCGCAGTGCCAGCAAAGAGAAGGGCATTAATCTCCGCTGCCTCGCGCCACCACTCTCAAAGTGTGGCACTGTTGACTGTGGCGGCCAATTCCGGAGGTAATGTGCGTATCGTGGTGACACAACTTTAATCAGGGCAACGGGCACCTGTCCATGTGCACGAATTAACCTGCTTATTGGGGAAAAAGGGCACTGCAGTTCCCCTAAAACGTCATCTTTGCAGTGAAGTGTCAGGCAATTGTTGACGTCCAAGGCCACCGcttcactaatcactaatacgaCTGGCTGTGGTTTGTCGTCGTGGTGTTCCGCAAAGGTCCAATGGGGTAGTGTTAAAAAGCTCCTGCACGCTCCTGTTATAGAGAGGGACATATTTCTCCATAAGGCAGGGATGAAATCAAGCCAAAGTTGCCTGGCTGCCTGGTTCCAGCCCAGTGGCGCTCTTAAACGAGGGACAAGTGGCGGCGCCGCAACCTCTTAGGTGGGCTACACACCGAGGAAAACATCCCCCTTCTTGATTCCTAACAAGATAAACGGCATAGAAGATGGGCTGGACCGGTCTTTACTTGTTTGCGcggccacttgttgctaggcagaatttggAGGCCATCATCATTTGTGCCCCCCCAAAAAGGCCAGCACAAAAAGGGGCATTCAGGAGTCACGCTCACGATATGCGAGGTTTTCCCTGGCCAACATGATTCAGAGGAAGGACAGAGAAAGGCGGCAGGAGTCAAGCACCCACACTAATTGGGACAAGAACGTCACAATAAGGGTTAGGGCTGCAGCTGTTAATTAttctagtttttttaattaatcgagTAAtagaataaaacacactttatagcaggggtcctgaaactttttgactcaggggccgcattgggttaaaaaaatttggccgggggctgggctgtatgtatatatatatatatatatatatatatatatatatatatatatatatatatatatatatatatatatatatatatatatatatatatatatacacacatacatagatatatatatatatatatatatatatatatatatatctatgtatgtgtgtatatatatatatatatatatatatatatatatatatatatatatatatatatatatatatatatatatatatatatatatatgtatgtgtgtatatatatatatatatatatatatatatatatatatatatatatatatatatatatatatatatatatatatatatatatgtgtgtgtatatatatatatatatatatatatatatatatatatatatatatatatatatatatatatatatgtgtatatatatatatatatatatatgtgtgtatatatatatatatatatatgtatgtgtatatatatgtatgtatgtatgtatgtgtaccgtatttttcggactataagtcacagtttttttcatagtttggccgggggtgcgacttatactcaggagcgacttatgtgtgaaattatcaacacattaccgtaaattatcaaataatattatttagctcattcacgtaagagactagacgtataagatttcatgggatttagcgattaggaatgacagattgtttggtaaacgtatagcatgttctatatgttatagttatttgagtgactcttaccataatatgttacgttaacataccaggcacgttctcagttggttatttatgcgtcatataacgtacacttattcagcctgttgttcactattctttatttattttaaattgcctttcaaatgtctattcttggtgttggcttttatcaaataaatttccccaaaaaatgcgacttatactccagtgcgacttatatatgtttttttccttctttattatgtattttcggccggtgcaacttatactttgGAGCGACTTgtgctccgaaaaatacggtatatatatatatatatatatatatatatatatatatatatatatatatatatatatatatatatatatatatatatatatatatatatgcatgcatgcatctatgtatgtatatatatatatatatataatatatatatatgtatgtatgtatgtgtgtgtgtgtgtatatatatatatatatatatatatatatatatatatatatatatatatatatatatatatgtatatatgtatatatatgtatatatatatatatatatatatatacatatatatacatatatatacatatatatgtatgtatatatatatatatgtatatatatatgtatatatatatatatatatatatattagggctgtcaaatgattaaaatttttaatcagattaatcacagcttaaaaattaattaatcatgattaatcaccattcgaactatgtccaaaatatgccattaactgtatatttttgtgggaattgaaagataaatgacagaagacatgtgcatttaacatatgtatgcatgtttattttaataacatcctgttttttacaatgacatttcctcgtcaaaataggaaaacaaaataggatggcgtctcttatttaaatgaaactgaaatagtaaaacaaaataggatggtgtctccttctgtaacacactagccatcttggccatttctcttcaacaaaggaaaaacaaagagatttctcttttttatcaaaccaaaagaacatggcctacacaattacatgtggcccgcttctctattcatcctttagccagttactgaggcaaaccaatttgtccacattttctgagagtaaagctgaccgcttcttttgcacaatgtgaccggcaagtgagaagagtctttcacagggaactgaggatgcaggagtggctagatatttccgagccaacggagccagcttgtcatgggctcctgcatgagatgaccaccactgcaagggacagtccgtcatttcaatggtgggctctgctctgtacctgtgtaaggctctgtcaggctgtacctcttcatctgattctgaatctgagcccagctgtagaagaaggttcattttcttcttgggtggcccatcttcagtagtgtgtgaaggtcttccaggtgatttacgcagaaggcctccaagtttggtccacacctcctctctgtctgccttgggcacacttttcaagtccttaaaacgtgggtccagtgcggttgcaatcttgagccatgcattgttggtgtgttcttggcgggagcctaggtcgtctttgaatttggtcttaaatctaatcatgtatgcagggtcctcatcagaagtttccattacacggtgtaagtggcagagggcaggtagtaccactgagcaggagacgtaggcctccccacccaggatctgagtcacatacctgcagtggaaaacacacacacacacacacacacacacagagagagacacagagacagatacacacacacacacacacacacacacacacacacacagacacagagacagatacacacacacacacacacacacacacacacacacacacacacacacacacacacagagacagacagacacacacacacacacacacacacacagacagacagatacacacacacacacacacacacagccacagacagacacacacacacacacacagacagatacacacacacacacacacagacagacagacacagacagacagacacacacacacacacacacagacagacacacacagacagacacacacacacacagagacagacacacacagacacacacacacacacacacacacacacacacacacacacacacacacacacacacacacacacacacacacacacacacacacacacacacagagagagagagagagagagagagagagaaggagaaagactcaagtaaattacttgaatgcaagttgttacatttaatagtagattaacgtttggtttaataatttaatttcagcctacaatgaatttccacattatatgatggaaggcttaccggcagggctctagaagggtctccagtctctggagtttatcccattctgctggcgtcagcatgacgagattatgctgctgttgatccagggttgcttttattgctgcttgattggggatgatgcgtttgaccatttcaagtgtggaattccaccgcgttggaacgtcttggatcagtggctcctgctgctgtccgagtttcacctgctctgcattcagctccgttaagtttgccgggctgtgtttaaaatgtcccacaatcttgcgacacttggctaatgcaggaacaaatccgctgtcagcgagactcacagtgatgcttctctgtatgacgtgcgcgatacagggcatatgctcgtatggtagaatacgagccgcagcaatcatattgcgtgcactgtcagtcccaatggttgtaacttttctttcaatttcccacttgcatgccacagtttgaaactgttctgcacatgcctctgcaaagtggcgttcttccgttttcattatagttagcgcaaaggactgcaattcccatgctttagttattaaatgtgcagttactcccaagtaatttgtgttactcactgacgtccagtggtctcctgtcagggcgacatattccgcttgagctaaagccgcctcttttttccccttttctgtttcatagagtgcgtggatacttttcattattgtgcctctgcatggtggcttgtaggatgtatcgagggacgccactttcaaaacatcagcgaagcccttatcttcaacaatgcaaatcggtctacagtcctttgcgacccatttggcaattgtgttagttaatttatccgagttggacttgcttactggtctgcgttcactcagggttgtctgacgcaagccaggtgtagcactggaagcccccacaaatgcatgtttagcgttgagatggtatttaaggcttgaacaggttcggtgaaactgaaactctctgttgcagtgcgtacaaatgactgtctgtttatttattgttcca from Entelurus aequoreus isolate RoL-2023_Sb linkage group LG17, RoL_Eaeq_v1.1, whole genome shotgun sequence encodes the following:
- the LOC133632055 gene encoding E3 SUMO-protein ligase ZBED1-like, yielding MKSIHALYETEKGKKEAALAQAEYVALTGDHWTSVSNTNYLGVTAHLITKAWELQSFALTIMKTEERHFAEACAEQFQTVACKWEIERKVTTIGTDSARNMIAAARILPYEHMPCIAHVIQRSITVSLADSGFVPALAKCRKIVGHFKHSPANLTELNAEQVKLGQQQEPLIQDVPTRWNSTLEMVKRIIPNQAAIKATLDQQQHNLVMLTPAEWDKLQRLETLLEPCRYVTQILGGEAYVSCSVVLPALCHLHRVMETSDEDPAYMIRFKTKFKDDLGSRQEHTNNAWLKIATALDPRFKDLKSVPKADREEVWTKLGGLLRKSPGRPSHTTEDGPPKKKMNLLLQLGSDSESDEEVQPDRALHRYRAEPTIEMTDCPLQWWSSHAGAHDKLAPLARKYLATPASSVPCERLFSLAGHIVQKKRSALLSENVDKLVCLSNWLKDE